A genomic window from Helicobacter pylori includes:
- a CDS encoding FtsK/SpoIIIE domain-containing protein — translation MIDVNALLQKLDDDLEKVSAKKEPESFLNPLFNQIQEYQKSIRQVQAQFGETLYFNETSSYPRFLSCGLLEVKGKNGANQVFEPFYLPRVYPFPPKSLCIESERDGQFLREMLMRLLSSAPLVQLEVILVDALSLGGIFNLARRLLSRDNDFIYQQRILTESKEIEEALKHLYEYLKVNLQEKLAGYKDFAHYNENATDPLPLKALFLSGIDALNKDALYYLEKIMRFGSQNGVLSFVNLESEKNNKSAEDLKKHAEFFRDRTSFERLKYLNVEVINDQGIQSQHMKEFADKIKAYYEQKKEVKRELKDLQREGEFWTKSSQDEVVVPVGWDINHKEVRFEIGKAQNHTLICGRSGSGKSNFLHVLIQNLAFYYAPNEVQLFLLDYKEGVEFNAYTNPNPLEHARLVSVESSVGFGISFLSWLCKEMEKRASLFKQFGVKDLQDYRKHEEMPRLIVVIDEFQVLFSNNSTKGKESVERSLNTLLKKGRSYGIHLILATQTMRGTNISSSLKAQIANRIALPMDAEDSDSVLGDDAACELVMPEGIFNNNGGHKKYHTKMSIPKAPDDFKAFIQKIHTEFNQRGLDPIEHKIYNGEERLKIPNILKANAMRLHLGKGVDYEQKDFMIGFENNESHLLVVSNNIESRAILMKLLAQNIKSADKEWIFCNAEKRLMRYFDTKEYGIAPRENALNALDSVAIPNSVLMIDNLNEAKELHDKAGLEKLKSFLEKATDNEQYCVIFAHDLKQISSNYNPGGSLKDLLKSHFKQCLAFGCNDESLRAIKSLHARENDLSLKTKHNALFIDASKDSVTEFRPFTE, via the coding sequence ATGATTGATGTGAATGCTTTATTGCAAAAATTAGACGATGACCTAGAAAAAGTGAGCGCTAAAAAAGAGCCAGAGAGTTTTCTTAACCCGCTCTTCAATCAAATTCAAGAATACCAAAAGAGTATCAGACAAGTTCAAGCGCAATTTGGAGAGACGCTTTATTTTAATGAGACGAGTTCTTACCCCAGATTTTTGAGTTGCGGCTTGTTGGAGGTTAAAGGCAAGAATGGCGCCAATCAGGTTTTTGAACCCTTTTATTTGCCCAGAGTTTATCCTTTCCCCCCTAAAAGTTTGTGTATAGAGAGCGAAAGAGACGGGCAGTTTTTGAGGGAAATGCTCATGCGCTTACTCTCTAGTGCGCCTTTAGTGCAACTGGAAGTGATCTTAGTTGATGCACTGAGTTTGGGGGGCATTTTCAATCTGGCCAGAAGGCTTTTAAGTAGAGACAATGACTTTATTTACCAACAAAGGATTTTAACTGAAAGCAAGGAAATAGAAGAAGCTTTAAAACATTTGTATGAATATTTAAAGGTTAATTTGCAAGAAAAATTAGCCGGTTATAAAGATTTTGCACATTATAATGAAAACGCTACAGACCCTTTGCCTTTAAAAGCGCTTTTTTTAAGCGGGATAGACGCTTTGAATAAAGACGCGCTTTATTATTTGGAAAAGATCATGCGTTTTGGTTCTCAAAATGGGGTTTTGAGCTTTGTCAATTTGGAGAGCGAAAAAAACAATAAATCCGCAGAAGATTTGAAAAAACATGCGGAGTTTTTTAGGGATAGGACAAGTTTTGAACGCTTAAAATATCTTAATGTAGAAGTCATCAACGATCAAGGTATCCAATCCCAACACATGAAAGAATTCGCTGATAAAATCAAAGCGTATTACGAGCAAAAAAAAGAAGTTAAAAGGGAGTTGAAAGACCTGCAAAGAGAGGGTGAATTTTGGACGAAAAGCTCCCAGGATGAAGTGGTTGTGCCGGTGGGGTGGGATATTAACCATAAAGAAGTGCGTTTTGAAATCGGTAAAGCGCAAAACCACACGCTCATTTGCGGGCGTAGCGGGAGCGGGAAATCCAATTTCTTGCATGTGTTGATTCAAAATTTAGCTTTCTACTACGCGCCCAATGAAGTCCAACTCTTTTTATTAGACTATAAAGAGGGGGTGGAATTTAACGCCTATACCAATCCGAATCCTTTAGAGCATGCGAGGTTGGTGAGCGTGGAAAGTTCGGTAGGTTTTGGCATTAGTTTTTTAAGCTGGCTTTGTAAAGAAATGGAAAAAAGAGCCAGTCTGTTCAAGCAATTTGGGGTGAAAGATTTACAAGATTATAGAAAGCATGAGGAAATGCCCAGACTGATTGTCGTGATTGATGAATTTCAGGTGCTTTTTAGCAATAACTCCACTAAAGGGAAAGAGAGCGTGGAACGATCTTTAAACACTCTGCTTAAAAAGGGCCGTAGCTATGGGATTCATTTAATCTTAGCCACTCAAACCATGCGCGGCACTAATATCAGTAGCAGCCTTAAGGCTCAAATCGCTAACCGCATCGCTTTACCTATGGATGCAGAAGATAGCGATAGCGTTTTGGGCGATGATGCGGCTTGTGAGCTTGTCATGCCAGAAGGCATTTTTAACAACAACGGAGGGCATAAAAAATACCACACCAAGATGAGTATCCCTAAAGCCCCTGATGATTTCAAAGCCTTTATCCAAAAAATCCATACTGAATTTAACCAAAGAGGTCTTGACCCCATAGAGCATAAAATCTATAATGGTGAAGAGCGTTTAAAAATACCTAATATTCTTAAAGCTAATGCAATGCGCTTGCATCTAGGAAAAGGGGTGGATTACGAACAAAAGGACTTTATGATTGGGTTTGAAAACAACGAATCGCATTTGTTGGTGGTGAGCAACAACATAGAATCTCGTGCAATTTTAATGAAGCTTTTAGCCCAAAACATCAAAAGCGCAGATAAAGAATGGATTTTTTGCAATGCAGAAAAACGCCTTATGAGGTATTTTGACACAAAAGAATACGGCATTGCACCTAGAGAAAACGCTTTAAACGCTTTGGATAGCGTTGCAATCCCTAATAGCGTGTTAATGATAGACAATTTAAACGAAGCGAAGGAATTGCATGATAAAGCAGGGTTGGAGAAATTAAAATCGTTTTTAGAAAAAGCCACCGACAACGAGCAGTATTGCGTCATTTTTGCACATGATCTCAAGCAAATTTCTTCAAATTACAATCCTGGTGGTAGTTTGAAAGATTTGTTGAAAAGCCACTTCAAGCAATGCCTAGCTTTTGGGTGCAATGATGAAAGCTTAAGGGCCATCAAAAGCTTGCACGCTAGGGAAAACGATTTATCATTAAAAACCAAACACAACGCGCTCTTCATAGACGCTTCTAAAGACAGCGTTACGGAATTCAGGCCTTTTACAGAGTGA
- the ureA gene encoding urease subunit alpha has product MKLTPKELDKLMLHYAGELARKRKEKGIKLNYVEAVALISAHIMEEARAGKKSAAELMQEGRTLLKPDDVMDGVASMIHEVGIEAMFPDGTKLVTVHTPIEANGKLVPGELFLKNEDITINEGKKAVSVKVKNVGDRPVQIGSHFHFFEVNRCLDFDREKTFGKRLDIASGTAVRFEPGEEKSVELIDIGGNRRIFGFNALVDRQADNESKKIALHRAKERGFHGAKSDDNYVKTIKE; this is encoded by the coding sequence ATGAAACTCACCCCAAAAGAGTTAGATAAGTTGATGCTCCACTACGCTGGAGAATTAGCTAGGAAACGCAAAGAAAAAGGCATTAAGCTTAACTATGTAGAAGCCGTAGCTTTGATTAGTGCCCATATTATGGAGGAAGCGAGAGCTGGTAAAAAAAGTGCGGCTGAATTGATGCAAGAAGGGCGCACTCTTTTAAAACCGGATGATGTGATGGACGGCGTAGCAAGCATGATCCATGAAGTGGGTATTGAAGCGATGTTCCCTGATGGAACCAAACTCGTAACCGTGCATACCCCTATTGAGGCTAATGGTAAATTAGTGCCTGGTGAGTTGTTCTTAAAAAATGAAGACATCACTATCAACGAAGGCAAAAAAGCTGTCAGCGTGAAAGTTAAAAATGTGGGCGACAGACCCGTTCAAATCGGCTCACACTTCCATTTCTTTGAAGTGAATAGATGCTTAGACTTTGACAGAGAAAAAACTTTCGGTAAACGCTTAGATATTGCGAGTGGGACAGCGGTAAGGTTTGAACCTGGCGAAGAAAAATCTGTAGAATTGATTGACATTGGTGGCAACAGAAGAATCTTTGGATTTAACGCGTTGGTTGATAGGCAAGCAGACAACGAAAGCAAAAAAATTGCTTTACACAGAGCGAAAGAGCGTGGTTTTCATGGCGCTAAAAGCGATGACAACTATGTAAAAACAATTAAGGAGTAA
- the ureG gene encoding urease accessory protein UreG — protein sequence MVKIGVCGPVGSGKTALIEALTRHMSKDYDMAVITNDIYTKEDAEFMCKNSVMPRERIIGVETGGCPHTAIREDASMNLEAVEEMHGRFPNLELLLIESGGDNLSATFNPELADFTIFVIDVAEGDKIPRKGGPGITRSDLLVINKIDLAPYVGADLKVMERDSKKMRGEKPFIFTNIRSKEGLDDVIAWIKRNALLED from the coding sequence ATGGTAAAAATTGGAGTTTGTGGTCCTGTAGGAAGCGGTAAAACCGCCTTGATTGAAGCGTTAACGCGCCACATGTCAAAAGACTATGACATGGCGGTTATCACTAATGATATTTACACTAAAGAAGACGCCGAGTTTATGTGTAAAAATTCGGTGATGCCACGAGAGAGGATTATTGGCGTAGAAACAGGAGGCTGTCCTCACACCGCCATTAGAGAAGACGCTTCCATGAATTTAGAAGCGGTAGAAGAAATGCATGGCCGTTTCCCTAATTTGGAATTGCTTTTGATTGAAAGCGGAGGCGATAACCTTTCGGCGACTTTTAACCCAGAGTTAGCGGACTTTACGATTTTTGTGATTGATGTGGCTGAAGGCGATAAAATCCCCAGGAAAGGTGGCCCAGGAATCACGCGCTCAGACTTGCTTGTCATCAATAAAATTGATTTAGCCCCCTATGTGGGAGCGGACTTGAAAGTCATGGAAAGGGATTCTAAAAAGATGCGCGGCGAAAAGCCCTTCATTTTTACAAATATCCGCTCTAAAGAAGGTCTAGATGATGTGATCGCTTGGATTAAGCGCAACGCTTTATTGGAAGATTGA
- a CDS encoding urease accessory protein UreD encodes MTTYAQDSKLRLKTKIGADGRCVIEDNFFTPPFKLMAPFYPKDDLAEIMLLAVSPGLMKGDAQDMQLNIGQHCKLRITSQSFEKIHNTEDGFASRDMHIVVGENAFLDFAPFPLIPFENAHFKGNTTISLHSSSQLLYSEIIVAGRVARNELFQFNRLHTKISISQDEKPIYYDNTILDPKTTDMTNMCMFDGYTHYLNLVLINCPLELSGAREWIEEAEVDGAVSEIASSHLCLKALAKGSEPLLALREKIARLVTQKI; translated from the coding sequence ATGACTACTTACGCTCAAGATTCCAAGCTCAGGCTAAAAACCAAAATAGGGGCTGACGGGCGGTGCGTGATTGAAGACAATTTCTTCACGCCCCCCTTTAAACTCATGGCGCCTTTTTACCCTAAAGACGATTTAGCTGAAATCATGCTTTTAGCGGTAAGCCCTGGCTTAATGAAAGGCGATGCGCAAGACATGCAATTGAACATCGGTCAACATTGCAAGTTAAGGATCACTTCGCAATCCTTTGAGAAAATCCACAACACCGAAGACGGGTTTGCTAGCAGAGACATGCATATTGTTGTGGGAGAAAACGCTTTTTTAGACTTCGCACCTTTTCCCTTGATCCCTTTTGAAAACGCGCATTTTAAGGGCAATACCACGATTTCTTTGCATTCTAGCTCCCAGTTGCTTTATAGTGAAATCATTGTCGCTGGGCGAGTGGCACGGAATGAATTGTTCCAATTCAACCGCTTGCACACTAAAATCTCTATTTCACAAGATGAGAAACCCATCTATTACGACAACACGATTTTAGATCCAAAAACCACCGACATGACCAACATGTGCATGTTTGATGGCTATACGCATTATTTGAATCTGGTGCTTATCAATTGCCCTTTAGAGCTGTCTGGTGCGCGAGAATGGATTGAAGAAGCCGAAGTGGATGGGGCAGTGAGCGAGATCGCTAGTTCTCATTTATGCTTAAAAGCTTTAGCGAAAGGCTCAGAACCCTTATTGGCTTTAAGAGAAAAAATCGCTCGTTTAGTCACGCAAAAAATTTAA
- a CDS encoding urease accessory protein UreF gives MKSTKKDTSVPQKTPTPKAGNHVDNEFLILQVNDAVFPIGSYTHSFGLETYIQQKKVTNKESALEYLKANLSSQFLYTEMLSLKLTYESTLQNDLNKILEIEEIIALSTSPMELRLANQKLGNRFIKTLQAMNELDMGAFFNTYAQKTKDPTHATSYGVFAASLKIELTKALRHYLYAQTSNMVINCVKSVPLSQNDGQKILLSLQSPFNQLIEKTLELDESHLCAASIQNDIKAMQHESLYSRLYMS, from the coding sequence GTGAAAAGCACTAAAAAAGACACGAGCGTGCCGCAGAAAACCCCTACTCCAAAAGCGGGTAATCATGTGGATAATGAATTTTTAATTTTGCAAGTCAATGATGCAGTGTTCCCTATTGGCTCTTACACGCATTCTTTTGGGTTAGAAACTTACATCCAGCAAAAAAAGGTTACCAACAAAGAAAGCGCTTTAGAGTATTTAAAAGCCAATCTCTCTAGCCAATTCCTTTACACTGAAATGTTGAGCTTGAAACTCACCTATGAAAGCACCCTTCAAAACGATTTGAACAAAATCTTAGAAATTGAAGAGATTATCGCATTATCCACAAGCCCCATGGAATTAAGATTAGCCAATCAAAAACTAGGCAATCGCTTCATTAAAACCTTGCAAGCCATGAACGAATTAGACATGGGTGCGTTTTTTAACACTTACGCTCAAAAAACCAAAGACCCAACCCATGCCACTAGTTATGGCGTTTTTGCGGCGAGTTTGAAGATTGAATTAACAAAAGCCTTAAGGCATTATCTTTATGCGCAAACTTCTAACATGGTGATCAACTGCGTTAAAAGCGTCCCTTTGTCCCAAAATGACGGGCAAAAAATCTTATTGAGCTTGCAAAGCCCTTTTAACCAGCTCATAGAAAAAACCCTAGAATTAGACGAAAGCCACCTGTGCGCGGCAAGCATTCAAAACGACATTAAGGCGATGCAGCATGAGAGTTTATACTCGCGCCTTTATATGTCTTAA
- the ureE gene encoding urease accessory protein UreE: MIIERLMGNLRDLNPLDFKVDYVDLEWFETRKKIARFKTRQNKDIAIRLKDAPKLGLSQGDILFKEEKEIIAINILDSEVIHIQAKSVAEVAKICYEIGNRHAALYYGESQFEFKTPFEKPTLALLEKLGVQNRVLSSKLDSKERLTVSMPHNEPSFKVSLASDFKVVMK; this comes from the coding sequence ATGATCATAGAGCGTTTGATGGGCAATTTAAGGGATTTAAACCCCTTAGATTTCAAGGTGGATTATGTGGATTTAGAATGGTTTGAAACGAGAAAAAAAATCGCTCGCTTTAAAACTAGGCAAAATAAAGACATAGCCATACGCCTTAAAGACGCTCCCAAGCTGGGTCTCTCTCAAGGGGATATTTTATTTAAAGAAGAGAAGGAAATTATCGCCATCAATATCTTGGATTCTGAAGTGATTCACATTCAAGCTAAAAGCGTGGCCGAAGTAGCCAAAATATGCTATGAAATAGGAAACCGCCATGCAGCCTTATACTATGGCGAGTCTCAATTTGAATTTAAAACACCATTTGAAAAACCCACGCTAGCCTTATTGGAAAAGTTAGGGGTGCAAAATCGTGTTTTAAGTTCAAAACTGGATTCAAAAGAACGCTTGACCGTGAGCATGCCCCATAACGAGCCTAGTTTTAAGGTCTCACTGGCGAGCGATTTTAAAGTGGTAATGAAATAA
- the ureI gene encoding acid-activated urea channel protein UreI, with product MLGLVLLYVGIVLISNGICGLTKVDPKSTAVMNFFVGGLSIVCNVVVITYSALHPTAPVEGAEDIAQVSHHLTSFYGPATGLLFGFTYLYAAINHTFGLDWRPYSWYSLFVAINTVPAAILSHYSDMLDDHKVLGITEGDWWAIIWLAWGVLWLTAFIENILKIPLGKFTPWLAIIEGILTAWIPAWLLFIQHWV from the coding sequence ATGCTAGGACTTGTATTGTTATATGTTGGGATTGTTTTGATCAGCAACGGGATTTGTGGTTTGACTAAAGTTGACCCCAAAAGCACTGCGGTGATGAACTTTTTTGTGGGTGGGCTTTCCATTGTATGTAATGTGGTGGTCATCACTTATTCCGCACTCCACCCTACAGCCCCTGTAGAAGGTGCAGAAGATATTGCTCAAGTATCGCACCATTTGACTAGTTTCTATGGGCCAGCTACTGGGTTATTGTTTGGTTTTACCTACTTGTATGCAGCTATCAACCACACTTTTGGTTTGGATTGGAGGCCTTACTCTTGGTATAGCTTGTTCGTAGCGATCAACACTGTTCCTGCTGCGATTTTATCTCACTATAGCGATATGCTAGATGACCATAAAGTATTAGGCATCACTGAAGGCGATTGGTGGGCTATCATTTGGTTGGCTTGGGGTGTTTTGTGGCTTACTGCTTTTATTGAAAACATCTTGAAAATTCCTTTAGGGAAATTCACTCCATGGCTTGCCATCATTGAAGGTATTTTAACCGCTTGGATTCCTGCTTGGTTGCTCTTTATCCAACACTGGGTGTGA
- the ureB gene encoding urease subunit beta — protein sequence MKKISRKEYVSMYGPTTGDKVRLGDTDLIAEVEHDYTIYGEELKFGGGKTLREGMSQSNNPSKEELDLIITNALIVDYTGIYKADIGIKDGKIAGIGKGGNKDMQDGVKNNLSVGPATEALAGEGLIVTAGGIDTHIHFISPQQIPTAFASGVTTMIGGGTGPADGTNATTITPGRRNLKWMLRAAEEYSMNLGFLGKGNASNDASLADQIEAGAIGFKIHEDWGTTPSAINHALDVADKYDVQVAIHTDTLNEAGCVEDTMAAIAGRTMHTFHTEGAGGGHAPDIIKVAGEHNILPASTNPTIPFTVNTEAEHMDMLMVCHHLDKSIKEDVQFADSRIRPQTIAAEDTLHDMGIFSITSSDSQAMGRVGEVITRTWQTADKNKKEFGRLKEEKGDNDNFRIKRYLSKYTINPAIAHGISEYVGSVEVGKVADLVLWSPAFFGVKPNMIIKGGFIALSQMGDANASIPTPQPVYYREMFAHHGKAKYDANITFVSQAAYEKGIKEELGLERQVLPVKNCRNITKKDMQFNDTTAHIEVNPETYHVFVDGKEVTSKPANKVSLAQLFSIF from the coding sequence ATGAAAAAGATTAGCAGAAAAGAATATGTATCTATGTATGGTCCTACTACAGGCGATAAAGTGAGATTGGGTGATACAGACTTGATTGCTGAAGTAGAACATGACTACACCATTTATGGCGAAGAACTTAAATTCGGTGGCGGTAAAACTTTAAGAGAAGGCATGAGCCAATCTAACAACCCTAGCAAGGAAGAATTAGATTTAATCATCACTAACGCTTTAATCGTGGATTACACCGGTATTTATAAAGCGGATATTGGTATTAAAGACGGCAAAATCGCTGGTATTGGCAAAGGCGGTAACAAAGACATGCAAGATGGCGTTAAAAACAATCTTAGCGTGGGTCCTGCTACTGAAGCGCTAGCCGGTGAAGGCTTGATCGTAACGGCTGGTGGGATTGACACACACATCCACTTCATTTCACCCCAACAAATCCCTACAGCTTTTGCAAGCGGTGTAACAACCATGATTGGTGGCGGAACCGGGCCTGCTGATGGCACTAACGCAACCACTATCACTCCAGGTAGAAGAAATTTAAAATGGATGCTCAGAGCGGCTGAAGAATATTCTATGAACTTAGGTTTCTTAGGCAAAGGTAACGCTTCTAATGATGCAAGCTTAGCCGATCAAATTGAAGCCGGTGCAATTGGCTTTAAAATCCACGAAGACTGGGGTACCACTCCCTCTGCAATCAACCATGCGTTAGATGTTGCGGACAAATACGATGTGCAAGTCGCTATCCACACAGACACTTTGAATGAAGCCGGTTGTGTAGAAGACACTATGGCAGCGATTGCTGGGCGCACTATGCACACTTTCCACACTGAAGGCGCTGGCGGCGGACACGCTCCTGATATTATTAAAGTAGCCGGTGAACACAACATTCTACCCGCTTCAACTAACCCTACTATCCCTTTCACCGTGAATACAGAAGCCGAACACATGGACATGCTTATGGTATGCCACCACTTGGATAAAAGCATTAAAGAAGATGTTCAGTTCGCTGATTCAAGGATTCGCCCTCAAACCATTGCAGCTGAAGACACTTTGCATGACATGGGGATTTTCTCTATCACTAGTTCTGACTCTCAAGCGATGGGTCGTGTGGGTGAAGTTATCACTAGAACTTGGCAAACTGCTGACAAAAACAAAAAAGAATTTGGCCGCTTGAAAGAAGAAAAAGGCGACAACGACAACTTCAGAATCAAACGCTACTTGTCTAAATACACCATTAACCCAGCAATCGCTCATGGGATTAGCGAGTATGTAGGCTCTGTGGAAGTGGGCAAAGTGGCTGACTTGGTATTATGGAGTCCAGCATTCTTTGGTGTGAAACCTAACATGATCATCAAAGGCGGATTCATTGCGTTAAGCCAAATGGGTGATGCGAACGCTTCTATCCCTACCCCACAACCGGTTTATTACAGAGAAATGTTTGCCCACCATGGTAAAGCTAAATACGATGCAAATATCACTTTTGTGTCTCAAGCGGCTTATGAAAAAGGCATTAAAGAAGAGTTAGGGCTTGAAAGACAAGTATTACCGGTTAAAAATTGCAGAAACATCACTAAAAAAGACATGCAATTCAACGACACTACCGCTCACATTGAAGTCAATCCTGAAACCTACCATGTATTCGTGGATGGTAAAGAAGTAACTTCTAAACCGGCTAATAAAGTGAGCTTGGCGCAACTCTTTAGCATTTTCTAG
- a CDS encoding SMI1/KNR4 family protein, with protein sequence METIPANSELNWEFVEPLNENALKGVEDRFKVALSDAFKDFIKRSNHGFSQWRSFMVGNETYAFKHVLNFNLEGESLLVILMQSLKEFLEPEEIIFANDGYGGYYLLNTSTDVVLFLDTDDGSKHVLLHLKMFLKKLESRG encoded by the coding sequence ATGGAAACAATTCCTGCAAACTCAGAACTGAATTGGGAATTTGTAGAGCCGCTCAATGAAAATGCCCTTAAAGGGGTAGAAGATCGATTCAAAGTGGCTTTGAGCGATGCGTTTAAGGACTTTATCAAGCGATCAAATCATGGTTTTAGCCAATGGCGTTCTTTCATGGTGGGCAATGAGACTTATGCGTTCAAACATGTTTTGAATTTCAATTTAGAGGGCGAGAGTTTATTGGTTATTCTTATGCAGAGCTTGAAAGAATTTTTAGAGCCTGAAGAAATCATCTTCGCTAATGACGGGTATGGAGGGTATTATCTTTTGAATACGAGCACTGATGTGGTGCTGTTTTTAGACACTGATGATGGTTCAAAGCATGTATTGTTGCATCTTAAAATGTTTTTAAAAAAATTAGAATCAAGGGGTTAA
- a CDS encoding HNH endonuclease, with amino-acid sequence MAEWKTDTEEVKKIVKACRDFKKSLQEEKCGGFIKDLDRYAREIQIERRKIEMQLQGAREELRRAKRNEDDAGFVLKGLQTASVLSFIWPPARVAAAAAITIAEMILKFMKEDTEKCKRNVDLLERALEIYSNQARASRDLVEGSWEGVKSRLGFYTDRHQEFIKRLNYASAAIDERYDIAPPESLKERDFESPTIFNSANKKVCDERLKDLREDFSFSLYAELKDKISASSHRDCATTPKEHGLDLMSVGIESLTLAKKHCAKNIKEALQDFTEKVKKSPNDLNAMNEAFNRLKTELERVADDERLKGLRENLSASLHALYAELKDKIHQNALSGDELERMIASKEREIEKNLMDSFDGGLSLKDKTSALSNDDLERMIASKEREFEKNLEDLMPSDLSVHAYNESLTLAKKHCIKNCKKALESFMEKVKESPNDLNALNEAFDQLETELEGFTENLSQKIAPVLELYENYKQRALDYGEFLESKKEGFIADEQNPYPDEVKFNELRLAEFDSVFSVIVPLENLSKTACTHHALKALQATDKDLGFDAIELEQIAKGFIPRGYLWHFDANILGNVALVREELLLGVKHTKGYSLWKQFLQTQN; translated from the coding sequence ATGGCTGAATGGAAAACGGACACAGAAGAAGTCAAAAAAATCGTTAAAGCTTGCAGGGATTTTAAAAAATCCTTGCAAGAAGAAAAGTGTGGTGGTTTTATCAAAGATCTTGATCGTTACGCGCGAGAAATCCAAATAGAACGCAGAAAAATTGAAATGCAATTGCAAGGCGCTAGAGAAGAATTAAGAAGAGCCAAAAGGAATGAAGATGACGCTGGATTTGTTTTAAAAGGCTTGCAAACCGCTTCTGTCCTCTCGTTTATTTGGCCTCCTGCTAGAGTGGCCGCTGCAGCAGCCATTACAATCGCTGAAATGATTTTGAAATTTATGAAAGAAGACACAGAAAAATGCAAAAGGAATGTGGATCTATTAGAGCGAGCGCTTGAAATCTATTCCAATCAAGCTAGAGCGAGTAGGGATCTTGTGGAGGGATCTTGGGAGGGCGTTAAAAGCAGGTTAGGGTTTTATACGGATAGGCATCAGGAATTTATCAAGCGTTTGAATTATGCGAGTGCGGCGATAGATGAAAGATACGATATTGCACCTCCAGAAAGTTTGAAAGAGCGCGATTTTGAAAGCCCCACGATCTTTAATAGCGCTAACAAAAAGGTTTGTGATGAGCGTTTGAAAGATTTGAGGGAAGATTTCAGCTTTTCTTTATACGCTGAGTTGAAAGACAAGATCAGCGCTTCTTCTCATAGAGATTGCGCCACAACCCCTAAAGAGCATGGATTGGATTTGATGAGCGTTGGTATTGAAAGCTTGACTTTAGCCAAAAAACATTGCGCTAAAAACATTAAGGAAGCTTTACAAGATTTTACGGAAAAAGTCAAAAAATCCCCCAACGATTTGAACGCCATGAATGAAGCCTTTAATCGTTTAAAAACAGAGTTAGAAAGAGTTGCAGATGATGAACGCTTGAAGGGCTTGAGGGAAAATCTTAGCGCTTCTTTGCATGCTTTATACGCTGAATTGAAAGACAAAATCCATCAAAACGCTTTATCTGGCGATGAATTGGAACGCATGATAGCCTCTAAAGAGCGAGAAATTGAAAAGAATTTGATGGACTCTTTTGATGGAGGCTTGAGCTTGAAAGATAAAACTAGCGCTTTATCTAACGATGATTTAGAACGCATGATAGCCTCTAAAGAGCGAGAATTTGAAAAGAATTTAGAAGATTTGATGCCAAGCGATTTAAGCGTGCATGCTTATAATGAAAGCTTGACTTTAGCCAAAAAGCATTGCATTAAAAACTGCAAAAAAGCTTTAGAAAGTTTTATGGAAAAAGTCAAAGAATCCCCTAACGATTTGAACGCTCTCAATGAAGCCTTTGATCAGTTAGAAACAGAGTTAGAGGGGTTTACAGAAAATTTGAGCCAAAAAATAGCACCCGTTTTAGAGCTTTATGAAAATTACAAGCAACGAGCGTTGGACTATGGCGAGTTTTTAGAAAGCAAAAAAGAGGGCTTTATTGCAGATGAGCAAAACCCCTACCCTGATGAGGTCAAATTCAATGAGTTGCGTTTAGCGGAGTTTGATAGCGTTTTTAGCGTGATTGTGCCTTTAGAAAATTTAAGTAAAACCGCATGCACTCATCATGCCTTAAAGGCTTTACAAGCCACGGATAAGGATTTGGGCTTTGATGCAATAGAGTTGGAGCAAATCGCAAAAGGGTTCATTCCTAGGGGGTATTTGTGGCATTTTGATGCAAATATTTTAGGGAATGTGGCGTTAGTGAGAGAAGAGTTATTATTAGGGGTGAAACACACGAAAGGATATTCACTATGGAAACAATTCCTGCAAACTCAGAACTGA